Proteins encoded by one window of Bradyrhizobium sp. B097:
- a CDS encoding helix-turn-helix domain-containing protein, producing MRTITSSGAENISIGELSKHSGVNIETIRYYERIKMLPPPPRTASGRRVYGPTEKRSLAFIRRSRDLGFTLEEIRALLALGGPERASCADVHKIASAHLASVRSKLSDLVKLEAILAETVARCSEGATPDCPVLDILDAGREG from the coding sequence ATGCGGACCATCACGTCTTCGGGAGCCGAAAACATCTCAATCGGTGAGTTGTCCAAGCATAGCGGCGTGAACATCGAGACCATCCGCTATTACGAGCGCATCAAAATGCTGCCGCCGCCCCCACGCACCGCAAGCGGGCGGCGGGTCTATGGGCCAACCGAAAAGCGGTCGTTGGCGTTCATCCGGCGCTCCCGTGACCTCGGCTTCACGCTTGAGGAAATTCGAGCCCTGCTGGCCTTGGGAGGTCCAGAACGTGCATCGTGCGCCGACGTGCACAAGATAGCGAGCGCTCATCTGGCGAGCGTTCGGAGTAAGCTCTCCGACCTCGTCAAGCTCGAAGCTATCTTGGCGGAAACGGTCGCTCGATGCTCTGAAGGCGCTACACCCGATTGCCCGGTGCTCGATATTCTGGATGCCGGTCGGGAAGGCTAG
- a CDS encoding DUF2867 domain-containing protein — protein MSMGLDRKPQVRRTTPPSESVVASWYENASLLDSYSIDLSASEQSSMRELATRTLVNPPAWQKALIALRDAMVTPFGIKTSDTVRTAPDSHERVDFFPVHWEGKDEIVLGTDDRHLDFRLSLLRRHSPTGTLLIATTVVHTHNALGFTYLNAIRPFHHLVVRANLARCAQTQLQ, from the coding sequence ATGAGCATGGGTTTAGACCGCAAACCGCAGGTACGCCGGACGACGCCGCCGTCGGAAAGTGTCGTTGCGAGCTGGTACGAGAACGCCAGTTTGCTCGATAGCTACAGCATTGACTTGAGTGCATCGGAACAGTCGAGCATGCGCGAGCTGGCGACGCGGACACTCGTCAATCCACCCGCGTGGCAAAAGGCGTTGATCGCGCTGCGCGACGCCATGGTTACGCCCTTTGGCATCAAAACCTCCGATACGGTCAGGACGGCCCCGGACAGCCATGAACGGGTGGACTTCTTCCCGGTGCACTGGGAGGGCAAGGACGAAATCGTGCTCGGTACCGATGACCGACACCTGGACTTCCGGCTATCTCTGCTCCGACGCCATTCTCCAACAGGCACGTTGCTCATCGCGACAACCGTCGTGCATACCCACAATGCCTTGGGCTTCACCTATCTCAACGCGATCAGGCCTTTTCATCACCTCGTGGTCAGGGCCAACCTGGCGCGCTGTGCACAAACACAACTGCAGTAG
- a CDS encoding acyl-CoA dehydrogenase family protein → MNKPQGVDLVERARALAPLISSEADEIERTRRLTPSVTAALVENGLYRALLPKRFGGAEATLDAFMQMQEEIAKADASTAWCLGQCSVCAMTAAYLEPDAANEIFNTAPGILAWGAIAHEVRAEPGGYRASARWDFASGSWQASWLGAHVRVVEADGSPRKKADGSPEIRTILFPVSQAVMYDVWDVIGLKGTGTDSYSVDNLFIPEKFAALRDDPAACREGGPLYKLSTNMVFSMGFAATALGVARAMLDAATELARGKTPQGLKAMRDNNAVQGQIGRTEASLRAARAYLYATAHDVWSDLARGDPISEAHRIAIRIAATWTIHQSAAVVDIAYHMSGATAVFAKNPFERRFRDMHAIAQQIQARDTQYEDAGKAILAGNLSAPPTAR, encoded by the coding sequence ATGAACAAGCCGCAGGGAGTAGACCTTGTCGAGCGGGCGCGCGCGCTGGCGCCGCTGATATCAAGCGAAGCCGACGAGATCGAACGGACGCGGCGGCTGACGCCTTCCGTCACCGCGGCCCTGGTCGAGAATGGGCTCTATCGCGCGCTGCTGCCGAAGCGTTTCGGCGGCGCCGAGGCGACGCTGGATGCCTTCATGCAGATGCAGGAGGAGATCGCCAAGGCCGACGCATCGACCGCCTGGTGCCTCGGCCAGTGCAGCGTCTGCGCCATGACCGCGGCCTATCTTGAGCCCGACGCCGCCAATGAAATCTTCAACACCGCGCCCGGCATTCTGGCCTGGGGCGCGATCGCCCATGAGGTGCGCGCCGAGCCCGGCGGCTACCGCGCCAGTGCGCGCTGGGACTTTGCCTCGGGCTCGTGGCAGGCGAGCTGGCTCGGTGCCCACGTTCGCGTCGTCGAGGCCGACGGCTCACCGCGCAAGAAGGCCGACGGCTCGCCGGAAATCCGCACCATCCTGTTCCCGGTGTCGCAGGCTGTGATGTACGACGTCTGGGACGTCATCGGCCTGAAGGGCACCGGCACCGATTCCTATTCGGTCGACAACCTCTTCATCCCGGAAAAATTCGCCGCGCTGCGCGACGATCCCGCCGCGTGCCGCGAGGGCGGTCCGCTCTACAAGCTCTCCACCAACATGGTGTTCAGCATGGGCTTTGCCGCCACCGCGCTCGGCGTCGCGCGCGCCATGCTGGATGCGGCGACCGAGCTCGCCCGCGGCAAGACCCCGCAGGGCCTCAAGGCGATGCGCGACAACAACGCCGTGCAGGGCCAGATCGGCCGCACCGAGGCGAGCCTGCGCGCCGCGCGCGCCTATCTGTACGCGACGGCGCACGACGTCTGGAGCGATCTCGCCCGCGGCGATCCGATCAGCGAGGCGCATCGCATCGCGATCCGCATCGCCGCGACCTGGACCATCCACCAGTCGGCCGCCGTGGTCGACATCGCCTATCACATGTCGGGGGCAACGGCGGTGTTCGCGAAGAATCCGTTCGAGCGGCGGTTTCGCGACATGCACGCGATCGCGCAGCAGATCCAGGCCCGCGACACCCAGTATGAAGATGCGGGGAAGGCGATCCTGGCGGGCAATCTCTCCGCGCCGCCGACCGCCCGCTGA
- a CDS encoding MFS transporter, giving the protein MSKDARFDYGWVVVGAGALMTCVGFGTMLSLAVFLQPISDAMGWSRAGVSAAATLDFLCMGFAAFAWGALSDRFGTRIVVLAGSLLLGLGLVTASQAQSLWQFQLCFGVLIGIAAGSFYAPMMALASAWIDKHRSLAVALVSAGMGVSPVTVAPSASWLITAYDWRFAMLVIGIAAWALLIPASFLVRPAPQGSNVAIATAGNAPQAEWTVAQALRTPQFITLALAHFACCAAHSGPIFHMVSYAMVCGIAPLTAVTVYSLAGFSGLGGRLLLGVLADRLGAKPVLVGGLLVQALSIATYLAVAQLGEFYALSVVFGLAYGGVMPLYAVLVREFFGARIMGTVFGAVSAFASLGMALGPWAGGYVFDTFHGYTWLHAGSFAIGLAAVAVALSFSTKRQPSLDLGRAAA; this is encoded by the coding sequence ATGAGCAAGGACGCTCGGTTCGACTATGGCTGGGTCGTCGTCGGCGCGGGCGCGCTGATGACCTGCGTCGGCTTCGGCACCATGCTGTCGCTCGCGGTGTTCCTGCAGCCGATCTCGGATGCGATGGGCTGGTCGCGCGCCGGCGTCTCGGCGGCGGCGACGCTGGATTTCCTCTGCATGGGTTTTGCAGCGTTCGCCTGGGGCGCGCTGTCCGACCGCTTCGGCACCCGCATCGTGGTGCTGGCCGGCAGCCTGCTGCTCGGGCTTGGCCTCGTGACGGCAAGCCAGGCGCAGAGCCTGTGGCAATTCCAGCTCTGCTTCGGCGTGCTGATCGGGATCGCCGCCGGCAGCTTCTATGCGCCGATGATGGCGCTTGCGAGCGCCTGGATCGACAAGCATCGCAGCCTCGCCGTCGCACTGGTGTCGGCAGGCATGGGTGTATCGCCGGTGACGGTCGCACCGTCCGCCAGCTGGCTGATCACGGCCTATGACTGGCGCTTCGCGATGCTCGTGATCGGCATCGCTGCATGGGCGCTGCTGATCCCCGCATCATTCCTGGTGCGCCCGGCACCGCAGGGATCGAACGTCGCGATCGCAACGGCTGGCAATGCGCCGCAAGCGGAATGGACCGTGGCGCAGGCGCTGCGCACGCCGCAATTCATCACGCTGGCACTGGCCCATTTCGCCTGCTGCGCGGCGCATTCGGGCCCGATCTTTCACATGGTGTCCTACGCCATGGTGTGCGGCATCGCGCCGCTCACCGCGGTCACGGTCTACAGCCTCGCCGGCTTCTCCGGGCTCGGCGGACGGCTGCTGCTCGGCGTGCTGGCCGACCGGCTCGGCGCCAAGCCGGTTCTGGTCGGCGGCCTGCTGGTGCAGGCGCTGTCGATCGCGACCTATCTTGCGGTGGCGCAGCTCGGCGAGTTCTACGCGCTGTCGGTGGTGTTCGGCCTCGCCTATGGCGGCGTGATGCCGCTCTATGCGGTGCTGGTGCGCGAGTTCTTCGGCGCGCGCATCATGGGCACAGTGTTCGGCGCGGTGTCGGCTTTCGCGAGCCTCGGCATGGCGCTCGGGCCGTGGGCCGGCGGTTACGTGTTCGACACGTTCCATGGCTACACGTGGCTGCACGCCGGTTCCTTTGCGATCGGCCTTGCCGCGGTCGCGGTGGCGCTGAGCTTCTCCACCAAGCGCCAGCCGTCGCTCGATCTCGGCCGCGCCGCCGCCTGA
- the lepA gene encoding translation elongation factor 4, whose product MTTAPISNIRNFSIVAHIDHGKSTLADRLIQMTGGLSDREMAGKEQVLDSMDIERERGITIKAQTVRLNYRAKDGKDYIFNLMDTPGHVDFAYEVSRSLAACEGSLLVVDASQGVEAQTLANVYHALDAGHEIVPVLNKVDLPAAEPEKVKQQIEDVIGIDASDAVMISAKTGLGVPDVLEAVVTRLPPPKGDRDATLKALLVDSWYDVYLGVVVLIRVVDGVMKKGSRIRMMGTGAAYDIERVGFFTPKMTQVDELGPGEIGFITAAIKEVADTRVGDTITDDKKPVTEMLPGFKPAIPVVFCGLFPVDADDFETLRAAMGKLRLNDASFSFEMETSAALGFGFRCGFLGLLHLEIIQERLSREFDLNLIATAPSVIYKMKLTDGTELEIHNPVDMPDVVKIAEIEEPWIEATILTPDEYLGSVLKLCQDRRGAQKELTYVGSRAMVKYDLPLNEVVFDFYDRLKSVSKGYASFDYHLTDYKPADLVKMQILVNAEPVDALSMLVHRTRAEGRGRAMVEKMKELIPPHMFQIPIQAAIGGKVIARETVRALRKDVTAKCYGGDITRKRKLLEKQKEGKKKMRQFGKVDIPQEAFIAALKVDS is encoded by the coding sequence ATGACAACTGCCCCGATTTCGAACATCCGCAACTTCTCCATCGTCGCCCATATCGACCATGGCAAATCGACCCTTGCCGACCGCCTGATCCAGATGACGGGCGGCCTGTCGGATCGCGAAATGGCGGGCAAGGAGCAGGTGCTCGATTCGATGGATATCGAGCGCGAGCGCGGCATCACCATCAAGGCGCAGACCGTCCGGCTGAACTACCGCGCCAAGGACGGCAAGGATTACATCTTCAATTTGATGGACACGCCCGGCCATGTCGACTTCGCCTACGAGGTCTCGCGGTCGCTGGCGGCCTGCGAGGGTTCCCTGCTCGTGGTCGACGCCAGCCAGGGCGTCGAGGCGCAGACGCTCGCCAACGTCTACCATGCGCTCGACGCCGGTCACGAGATCGTGCCGGTCCTGAACAAGGTCGACCTGCCCGCGGCCGAGCCCGAGAAGGTCAAGCAGCAGATCGAGGACGTGATCGGCATCGACGCCTCCGACGCCGTGATGATCTCGGCCAAGACCGGCCTCGGCGTGCCCGATGTGCTGGAGGCCGTCGTCACCCGCCTGCCGCCGCCGAAGGGCGACCGCGACGCGACCTTGAAGGCGCTGCTGGTCGACAGCTGGTACGACGTCTATCTCGGCGTGGTCGTCCTGATCCGCGTCGTCGACGGCGTGATGAAGAAGGGCAGCCGCATCCGCATGATGGGCACCGGCGCGGCCTACGACATCGAGCGCGTCGGCTTCTTCACGCCGAAAATGACGCAGGTCGACGAGCTCGGTCCCGGCGAGATCGGCTTCATCACCGCGGCGATCAAGGAAGTCGCCGACACGCGCGTGGGCGACACCATCACCGACGACAAGAAGCCCGTCACCGAAATGCTGCCGGGCTTCAAGCCGGCGATCCCGGTGGTGTTCTGCGGCCTGTTCCCGGTCGACGCCGACGATTTCGAGACGCTGCGCGCGGCGATGGGCAAGCTCAGGCTGAACGACGCCAGCTTCTCCTTCGAGATGGAAACCTCGGCCGCGCTCGGCTTCGGCTTCCGCTGCGGCTTCCTCGGTCTCCTGCATCTCGAGATCATCCAGGAGCGGCTGTCGCGCGAGTTCGACCTTAACCTGATCGCGACCGCGCCGAGCGTCATCTACAAGATGAAGCTGACCGACGGCACCGAGCTCGAGATCCACAACCCGGTCGACATGCCCGACGTGGTCAAGATCGCCGAGATCGAGGAGCCGTGGATCGAGGCCACCATCCTCACCCCGGACGAATATCTCGGCAGCGTGCTGAAGCTGTGCCAGGACCGCCGCGGCGCGCAGAAGGAGCTCACTTATGTCGGCTCCCGCGCGATGGTGAAATACGACCTGCCGCTCAACGAGGTGGTGTTCGATTTCTACGATCGGCTGAAGTCGGTGTCCAAGGGCTACGCCTCGTTCGACTATCATCTGACCGACTACAAGCCGGCCGACCTGGTCAAGATGCAGATCCTGGTCAACGCCGAGCCGGTCGACGCGCTGTCGATGCTGGTGCATCGGACCCGCGCCGAGGGCCGCGGCCGCGCCATGGTCGAGAAGATGAAGGAACTGATCCCGCCGCACATGTTCCAGATCCCGATCCAGGCGGCGATCGGCGGCAAGGTGATTGCGCGCGAAACCGTGCGCGCGCTGCGCAAGGACGTCACCGCGAAGTGCTACGGCGGCGACATCACGCGCAAGCGCAAGCTTCTGGAGAAGCAGAAGGAAGGCAAGAAGAAGATGCGGCAGTTCGGCAAGGTCGACATCCCGCAGGAAGCCTTCATTGCCGCGCTCAAGGTGGATAGCTGA
- a CDS encoding YARHG domain-containing protein, which yields MRWTLLAAGLLAMLFAAPAAADKRVALVVGNSTYQNVSRLQNPKDDAQLVAGTLQRLGFALVGGQAQVDLDKAGFDAAIQRFGSQLMGADVALFYYAGHGIQVRGTNYLVPVSANPVREADVDFQMVDVGLVLRQMEGAGTRLNIVILDACRNNPFGGRGLRAADGGLAQIRAPEGTLLSYATQPGNVALDGDDGHSPYTRALVDTMQKPGLDVLQAFNQVGLIVKRATGSAQQPWVSTSPIDGSFYFAGNTPAQVATADPPATVIPPPQSLPPQNVPSSAPPVVRTQSDFIIPDSDSRLLSESDLRLLSKDDLRIARNEIFARRGRYFNAPDLTARFSRFAWYVPRSWDPPLNAIESANVALIDRFESGSGTAPSGFIFPDSDRRLLTPADLRRLSRDELRIARNEIFARRGRYFDSADLKAYFARFPWYVPNSWNPKLNAIEEANVALIDQAGKR from the coding sequence ATGCGCTGGACCCTTCTCGCCGCCGGATTGCTCGCCATGTTGTTCGCAGCGCCGGCGGCCGCCGACAAGCGCGTCGCGCTGGTGGTCGGCAATTCGACCTATCAGAACGTGTCGCGGTTGCAGAATCCGAAGGACGATGCGCAGCTCGTGGCTGGCACCTTGCAGCGGCTGGGCTTTGCGCTGGTCGGCGGGCAGGCCCAGGTCGATCTGGACAAGGCTGGCTTCGATGCCGCGATCCAGCGCTTCGGCAGCCAGCTGATGGGCGCTGACGTCGCGCTGTTCTATTACGCCGGTCATGGCATCCAGGTGCGTGGAACGAATTATCTGGTGCCGGTCTCGGCGAATCCTGTGCGCGAGGCCGATGTCGATTTCCAGATGGTCGATGTCGGCCTGGTGCTGCGGCAGATGGAAGGCGCGGGCACGCGGCTCAACATCGTCATCCTGGACGCCTGCCGGAACAATCCGTTCGGCGGGCGCGGCTTGCGCGCTGCCGATGGGGGCCTCGCCCAGATCCGCGCGCCGGAGGGCACGCTGCTGTCCTACGCGACCCAGCCGGGCAACGTCGCGCTCGACGGCGATGATGGCCACAGCCCCTACACGCGCGCGCTCGTCGACACCATGCAGAAGCCCGGGCTCGACGTGCTGCAGGCGTTCAATCAGGTCGGCCTCATCGTCAAGCGCGCGACCGGCAGCGCGCAGCAGCCCTGGGTCTCCACCTCGCCGATCGACGGCTCGTTCTATTTTGCCGGTAACACACCGGCGCAAGTCGCGACCGCCGATCCGCCGGCGACGGTGATCCCGCCACCGCAAAGCCTGCCGCCGCAAAACGTGCCGTCATCGGCACCGCCGGTGGTGCGCACGCAATCGGATTTCATCATCCCGGATTCCGACAGCCGCCTGCTGTCGGAAAGCGATCTCAGGCTGCTCAGCAAGGACGATCTGCGGATCGCGCGCAATGAAATCTTCGCGCGGCGCGGGCGCTATTTCAACGCGCCCGACCTGACCGCGCGGTTCAGCAGGTTCGCATGGTACGTGCCCCGCTCATGGGATCCGCCGCTCAATGCGATCGAGAGCGCGAATGTCGCGCTGATCGATCGCTTCGAATCCGGTAGCGGCACTGCGCCGAGCGGTTTCATCTTCCCGGATTCCGACCGGCGCCTGCTGACGCCGGCCGATCTGAGGCGGCTGTCGCGGGACGAGCTGCGGATCGCGCGCAACGAGATCTTCGCTCGCAGGGGACGCTATTTCGATTCCGCCGATCTCAAGGCGTATTTCGCCCGCTTCCCCTGGTATGTGCCGAACAGCTGGAATCCGAAGCTGAACGCGATCGAGGAGGCCAATGTCGCGCTGATCGATCAGGCCGGAAAGCGCTGA
- a CDS encoding M15 family metallopeptidase, with protein sequence MTARGTACIVALLALLPPLAHAQSNSELLDRLVRAYPDALSAHDDTTITWRDGTVMPVDDGVSGKPFDQLLRNASILDQMRQPYPSGPSAPPAPNVDPGRFRNEAFFTKMYGDCNTAEVRRNLVTITWLPRSWGKPVQVTRVNGVAERLKQVSAEIDALDPALRAAAFPIAGVLSCRAVADTGRMSMHGYAAAIDLNLKVSDYWLWAGKSKTIPYKNRMPREIVDIFERHGFIWGGKWYHYDTMHFEYRPELLGN encoded by the coding sequence ATGACCGCGCGCGGCACGGCCTGCATCGTTGCTCTGCTGGCGCTGCTGCCGCCGCTCGCACACGCGCAGAGCAACAGCGAACTGCTCGACCGCCTGGTGCGCGCCTATCCCGATGCGCTGTCCGCCCATGACGACACCACGATCACCTGGCGCGACGGCACGGTGATGCCGGTCGACGACGGCGTCTCCGGCAAGCCGTTCGATCAGCTGCTGCGCAATGCCTCGATCCTCGACCAGATGCGGCAGCCCTATCCGTCCGGGCCATCGGCGCCGCCGGCCCCGAACGTCGATCCCGGCCGTTTCCGCAATGAGGCCTTCTTCACGAAGATGTATGGCGACTGCAACACGGCGGAGGTCCGGCGGAACCTGGTGACGATCACCTGGCTGCCGCGGTCTTGGGGCAAGCCGGTTCAGGTCACGCGGGTCAATGGCGTCGCCGAGCGTCTCAAGCAGGTCTCCGCCGAGATCGACGCGCTCGATCCGGCGCTGCGCGCCGCGGCCTTCCCGATCGCCGGTGTGCTATCTTGTCGCGCCGTCGCCGATACCGGGCGGATGAGCATGCATGGCTATGCGGCCGCCATCGACCTCAACCTGAAGGTCTCGGATTACTGGCTGTGGGCAGGTAAAAGCAAAACCATCCCCTACAAGAACCGGATGCCGCGCGAGATCGTCGACATTTTCGAGCGTCATGGCTTCATCTGGGGCGGCAAGTGGTACCACTACGATACCATGCATTTCGAGTATCGGCCGGAGCTTCTCGGAAACTGA
- a CDS encoding glycosyltransferase family 39 protein → MSTATALPAARRTTRRLTIRRIAAWIASRATDPKTSLWLVIGFALVHAVLWTLILVKLKAAQDVHMDVAEAYAWGQRFLLGYGKHPPLSGWIAGVWFRIFPVTNWSTYALAMATVSFALVMCWLIALRVVDRRRAFFMVVMLALYPIFNFKGFKYNADLAQLVPLPLLVLAYLNAFEKRSFKSGLWLGFAGMLALMTKYWVVTMIGAVGLAALIHPQRMQFLRSPAPWVAIGTMVVTMIPHLVWLEEVNFVPFTYAGDVYALSSRELNVQLVIGYIVHNLGLLAIPTVLGLVALLLGSVPWRPSDVLARIWSRGPNPAVNLPQALNIWIIQLIVAIGPPLGALAFTVYIKTDWGIPLFFLVPLALVAIPSLRFSRMALFSIIAVWFVATIATLIAAPSIATQEIASNHIGGSTYAARSELARELTQTWQDRFHSRWAVVVARSDIGEPMTFYSPDHPASLVPGEAWSSGLTSLDEAKRLGFIGVCDTTDPVFLQPCEAWMAEHAKDAEPLVMNTMRFFNGHPGPSTVWKVYLVPPAK, encoded by the coding sequence ATGTCGACCGCCACTGCTCTCCCTGCCGCAAGGCGAACCACCCGCAGACTGACGATCCGGCGGATCGCCGCCTGGATTGCCTCGCGCGCCACCGATCCCAAGACCAGCCTGTGGCTCGTGATCGGCTTCGCATTGGTTCACGCGGTGCTGTGGACGCTGATCCTGGTCAAGCTGAAGGCTGCGCAGGACGTCCATATGGATGTCGCGGAGGCCTATGCCTGGGGCCAGCGCTTCCTGCTCGGCTATGGCAAGCATCCGCCGCTGTCGGGCTGGATCGCCGGGGTCTGGTTCAGGATCTTCCCCGTCACCAACTGGTCGACCTACGCGCTCGCGATGGCAACCGTCAGCTTCGCGCTGGTGATGTGCTGGCTGATCGCGCTGCGCGTCGTCGATCGCCGCCGTGCGTTCTTCATGGTGGTGATGCTCGCGCTCTACCCGATCTTCAATTTCAAGGGCTTCAAGTACAACGCCGACCTCGCGCAGCTGGTGCCGTTGCCGCTGCTGGTGCTGGCCTATCTGAACGCGTTCGAGAAGCGCAGCTTCAAATCGGGGCTCTGGCTCGGCTTTGCCGGCATGCTGGCGCTGATGACCAAATACTGGGTGGTGACGATGATCGGCGCCGTCGGGCTTGCCGCGCTGATCCATCCGCAGAGGATGCAATTCCTGCGCTCGCCGGCGCCATGGGTTGCGATCGGCACGATGGTCGTGACGATGATCCCGCATCTGGTGTGGCTGGAGGAGGTGAACTTCGTGCCGTTCACCTATGCCGGCGACGTCTACGCGCTGTCGAGCCGCGAGCTCAACGTCCAGCTCGTGATCGGCTACATCGTGCACAATCTCGGCCTGCTCGCGATTCCGACCGTGCTGGGCCTTGTCGCGCTGCTGCTGGGGTCGGTGCCATGGCGGCCATCGGACGTGCTGGCGCGGATCTGGTCGCGCGGACCCAATCCGGCCGTCAACCTTCCGCAGGCGCTCAACATCTGGATCATCCAGCTGATCGTCGCGATCGGGCCGCCGCTCGGCGCACTGGCATTCACCGTCTACATCAAGACCGATTGGGGCATCCCGCTGTTCTTCCTGGTGCCGCTTGCGCTGGTTGCGATCCCCTCGCTGCGTTTCTCCCGCATGGCGCTGTTCTCGATCATTGCGGTGTGGTTCGTGGCCACGATCGCGACGCTGATCGCCGCGCCCAGCATCGCCACGCAGGAGATCGCCTCCAACCATATCGGCGGCTCGACCTACGCCGCGCGCTCCGAATTGGCGCGCGAGCTGACCCAGACCTGGCAGGACAGATTCCATTCGCGCTGGGCGGTGGTCGTCGCACGCTCGGACATCGGCGAGCCAATGACGTTCTACAGTCCGGATCATCCGGCCTCGCTGGTGCCGGGCGAAGCATGGTCGTCGGGGCTGACGTCGCTCGACGAAGCTAAGCGCCTCGGCTTCATCGGCGTCTGCGACACCACCGATCCGGTGTTCCTGCAGCCATGCGAGGCGTGGATGGCGGAGCATGCCAAGGATGCCGAGCCGCTGGTGATGAACACCATGCGCTTCTTCAACGGCCATCCCGGTCCATCGACGGTGTGGAAGGTCTATCTGGTGCCGCCAGCGAAGTAG
- a CDS encoding HPr family phosphocarrier protein, protein MSGEAPGENHVGPGVPAGAVSRELLIVNKRGLHARASAKFVQLVERFNAEIWVTRGGETVGGTSIMGLMMLAAGPGTTVVVSAKGDEAQQALDAIAELVASKFNEEGT, encoded by the coding sequence ATGAGCGGCGAGGCCCCGGGCGAAAACCATGTCGGCCCGGGCGTGCCAGCGGGCGCCGTCTCGCGTGAACTCCTGATCGTCAACAAGCGCGGCCTGCATGCGCGGGCATCGGCCAAGTTCGTCCAGCTGGTCGAGCGCTTCAACGCCGAGATCTGGGTGACGCGCGGCGGCGAAACCGTCGGCGGCACCTCGATCATGGGCTTGATGATGCTGGCCGCAGGGCCCGGCACCACGGTCGTGGTCTCCGCGAAAGGCGACGAGGCGCAGCAGGCGCTGGACGCCATCGCCGAGCTCGTCGCCAGCAAGTTCAACGAAGAAGGCACGTAA
- a CDS encoding PTS sugar transporter subunit IIA, whose translation MIGLVLVTHGRLADEFRAALEHVMGPQKQIEAITIGAEDDSDLCRSDIIEAVNRVDSGDGVAILTDMFGGTPSNLAISCMSRPKVEVLAGINLPMLVKLAKVREERSLPDAIAMAQEAGRKYVTIASRVLAGK comes from the coding sequence ATGATTGGTCTAGTGCTGGTGACCCATGGGCGCCTTGCTGACGAGTTCAGAGCCGCGCTCGAACACGTCATGGGTCCGCAGAAACAAATTGAAGCGATTACGATCGGGGCCGAGGACGATTCCGACCTCTGTCGAAGCGACATCATCGAGGCGGTGAATCGCGTCGATAGCGGCGACGGCGTTGCGATCCTCACCGACATGTTTGGCGGCACGCCGTCGAACCTGGCGATCTCCTGCATGAGCCGCCCGAAGGTGGAAGTGCTCGCGGGCATCAATCTTCCCATGCTGGTCAAGCTCGCCAAGGTTCGCGAGGAGCGCTCGCTGCCCGACGCGATCGCGATGGCGCAGGAAGCCGGCCGCAAATACGTCACCATCGCCAGCCGCGTTCTCGCAGGCAAATGA
- a CDS encoding HPr kinase/phosphatase C-terminal domain-containing protein — protein sequence MSDNSSVHASAVLVGERAVLIRGPSGAGKSRLAFDLILAGRTGALPPVILVGDDRVHLDTAGEQLWVRPAQQLAGLIEIRGLGIRHCPFAGEAVVGLIVDLAADDAERLPPPEALKICLNGVSIPRIPVPAGFQPLPLVVAALTTT from the coding sequence ATGAGCGACAATTCAAGCGTGCACGCATCCGCCGTTCTGGTCGGCGAGCGTGCGGTGCTGATCCGCGGCCCGTCGGGCGCCGGCAAGTCGCGTCTGGCCTTCGATCTGATTCTCGCCGGGCGCACCGGAGCGCTTCCGCCGGTCATTTTAGTGGGGGATGACCGTGTCCATCTCGACACAGCCGGCGAACAATTGTGGGTTCGCCCGGCACAGCAATTGGCCGGTCTGATCGAGATCCGAGGCCTCGGAATCCGCCATTGTCCGTTCGCAGGCGAGGCCGTGGTCGGCCTGATCGTCGACCTCGCCGCTGACGATGCCGAGCGGCTGCCGCCGCCCGAGGCACTCAAGATCTGCTTAAATGGTGTTTCAATACCGCGAATTCCCGTGCCGGCCGGCTTCCAACCCCTGCCGCTGGTTGTCGCTGCGCTGACGACAACCTGA